A genomic window from Melanotaenia boesemani isolate fMelBoe1 chromosome 15, fMelBoe1.pri, whole genome shotgun sequence includes:
- the pdzd3b gene encoding PDZ domain containing 3b isoform X3 produces the protein MRSTKVVGLTEKFTFNPKEGIDNPVMVITESADSVSTPRLRLCFLKREEGEAYGFKLRVEEDCHGHLIRNVVSGGIAERSGLRDGDRLLEVNNCFVDNAPHSEVSRKITISGHQLCLLVLDGEEYERAVSQKQDLRVLAKSYKEEGCKPPRLCHITRAPSSGLGISFTPLEGEKGRFSVSLVAGGAAEKAGVCKGDHLVWMNGAMVSHLSHAALSRMMKKCGNHITILVIDSESEKIYLQKKIPILPTMAAAHNLPFRARKLHMISGSEGYGFLLRLEKTPSGRTYHVLREVERDSSAERAGMRDGEILLEVNGESVESLMHNEIVDRIRLSGKQLFLTSITASGLEFYTQLGLSPLLFCEDDAAEKTADDHTSPNKKKDLSSPRLCTIQKGPLGFGFNLDCDPQRPGAFISQVAVGGSGQSAGLVVGDVVMEVNGQNVEEKHLEDIIMLVEKGGSFLSLQVMDQTSYNKMKQSDISNTDAITRKQEEEDEYELSIL, from the exons GTCGTCGGTTTGACAGA gaaatttacatttaatccaaaAGAGGGAATAGACAACCCAGTGATGGTTATCACAGAGAGTGCAG ACTCTGTGTCAACACCCAGGCTTCGACTGTGTTTTCTTAAACGAGAGGAAGGGGAGGCTTATGGTTTCAAACTGCGGGTGGAGGAGGACTGCCATGGACACTTGATCAGAAACGTAGTATCAGGAGGTATAGCGGAGCGTAGCGGCCTCAGAGATGGAGACAGACTTCTGGAGGTCAACAACTGCTTTGTTGACAACGCGCCTCACTCAGAG GTATCTAGAAAGATAACTATAAGTGGACACCAGTTATGCTTGTTAGTGCTGGATGGGGAGGAATATGAGCGGGCTGTGTCACAAAAGCAAGATCTGCGAGTACTGGCCAAAAGCTACAAGGAAGAGGGCTGCAAACCTCCCAGGCTCTGCCACATCACTAGGGCGCCATCTTCAGGCCTTGGGATCAGCTTTACACCTTTGGAAG GAGAGAAAGGTCGCTTCTCTGTGAGCCTTGTGGCAGGAGGTGCAGCTGAAAAGGCAGGGGTGTGTAAGGGAGATCATCTGGTGTGGATGAATGGAGCAATGGTGTCCCACCTCTCACACGCTGCTCTCAGCAGAATG ATGAAAAAATGTGGCAATCACATCACCATCCTAGTGATAGACAGTGAGAGTGAGAAGATCTACCTCCAAAAGAAGATTCCCATCCTACCCACAATGGCTGCCGCACACAACCTGCCTTTCAGAGCCAGAAAACTCCACATGATCTCTGGGTCTGAGGGCTATGGCTTTCTCCTCCGCCTGGAGAAGACCCCATCAGGACGCACAT ATCATGTTCTGCGTGAGGTGGAAAGAGACAGTTCAGCAGAGAGGGCTGGTATGCGGGATGGAGAGATCCTGCTGGAGGTCAATGGAGAATCAGTGGAGTCGCTGATGCATAATGAGATTGTGGACAGAATAAGACTGAGTGGAAAACAGTTATTCCTGACCTCCATAACTGCCTCTGGGCTGGAGTTTTATACCCAG ctgggtctgtctcctcttcttttttgtgaGGATGATGCTGCTGAGAAAACTGCAGATGATCATACATCCCCAAACAAAAAGAAGGACTTGAGCAGTCCGAGGCTCTGTACCATCCAAAAAGGACCCCTGGGCTTTGGCTTTAACCTGGACTGTGACCCGCAGCGTCCTGGGGCTTTCATCAGTCAG GTGGCTGTTGGTGGTTCTGGGCAGAGTGCTGGACTAGTTGTAGGTGATGTAGTGATGGAAGTCAATGGACAAAATGTTGAGGAGAAACATCTGGAAGATATAATTATGCTTGTGGAAAAAGGGGGgagttttctttcattacaaGTTATGGATCAGACAAGCtacaacaaaatgaaacagtctGATATCTCAAACACTGATGCCATTACGAGAAAG caggaagaagaagatgaataTGAGCTTTCTATTTTGTGA
- the pdzd3b gene encoding PDZ domain containing 3b isoform X1, with translation MLPASFTSYLSVFHAVVDVVGLTEKFTFNPKEGIDNPVMVITESADSVSTPRLRLCFLKREEGEAYGFKLRVEEDCHGHLIRNVVSGGIAERSGLRDGDRLLEVNNCFVDNAPHSEVSRKITISGHQLCLLVLDGEEYERAVSQKQDLRVLAKSYKEEGCKPPRLCHITRAPSSGLGISFTPLEGEKGRFSVSLVAGGAAEKAGVCKGDHLVWMNGAMVSHLSHAALSRMMKKCGNHITILVIDSESEKIYLQKKIPILPTMAAAHNLPFRARKLHMISGSEGYGFLLRLEKTPSGRTYHVLREVERDSSAERAGMRDGEILLEVNGESVESLMHNEIVDRIRLSGKQLFLTSITASGLEFYTQLGLSPLLFCEDDAAEKTADDHTSPNKKKDLSSPRLCTIQKGPLGFGFNLDCDPQRPGAFISQVAVGGSGQSAGLVVGDVVMEVNGQNVEEKHLEDIIMLVEKGGSFLSLQVMDQTSYNKMKQSDISNTDAITRKQEEEDEYELSIL, from the exons ATGCTACCAGCGTCATTCACttcatatttatctgtttttcatgCTGTGGTGGACGTCGTCGGTTTGACAGA gaaatttacatttaatccaaaAGAGGGAATAGACAACCCAGTGATGGTTATCACAGAGAGTGCAG ACTCTGTGTCAACACCCAGGCTTCGACTGTGTTTTCTTAAACGAGAGGAAGGGGAGGCTTATGGTTTCAAACTGCGGGTGGAGGAGGACTGCCATGGACACTTGATCAGAAACGTAGTATCAGGAGGTATAGCGGAGCGTAGCGGCCTCAGAGATGGAGACAGACTTCTGGAGGTCAACAACTGCTTTGTTGACAACGCGCCTCACTCAGAG GTATCTAGAAAGATAACTATAAGTGGACACCAGTTATGCTTGTTAGTGCTGGATGGGGAGGAATATGAGCGGGCTGTGTCACAAAAGCAAGATCTGCGAGTACTGGCCAAAAGCTACAAGGAAGAGGGCTGCAAACCTCCCAGGCTCTGCCACATCACTAGGGCGCCATCTTCAGGCCTTGGGATCAGCTTTACACCTTTGGAAG GAGAGAAAGGTCGCTTCTCTGTGAGCCTTGTGGCAGGAGGTGCAGCTGAAAAGGCAGGGGTGTGTAAGGGAGATCATCTGGTGTGGATGAATGGAGCAATGGTGTCCCACCTCTCACACGCTGCTCTCAGCAGAATG ATGAAAAAATGTGGCAATCACATCACCATCCTAGTGATAGACAGTGAGAGTGAGAAGATCTACCTCCAAAAGAAGATTCCCATCCTACCCACAATGGCTGCCGCACACAACCTGCCTTTCAGAGCCAGAAAACTCCACATGATCTCTGGGTCTGAGGGCTATGGCTTTCTCCTCCGCCTGGAGAAGACCCCATCAGGACGCACAT ATCATGTTCTGCGTGAGGTGGAAAGAGACAGTTCAGCAGAGAGGGCTGGTATGCGGGATGGAGAGATCCTGCTGGAGGTCAATGGAGAATCAGTGGAGTCGCTGATGCATAATGAGATTGTGGACAGAATAAGACTGAGTGGAAAACAGTTATTCCTGACCTCCATAACTGCCTCTGGGCTGGAGTTTTATACCCAG ctgggtctgtctcctcttcttttttgtgaGGATGATGCTGCTGAGAAAACTGCAGATGATCATACATCCCCAAACAAAAAGAAGGACTTGAGCAGTCCGAGGCTCTGTACCATCCAAAAAGGACCCCTGGGCTTTGGCTTTAACCTGGACTGTGACCCGCAGCGTCCTGGGGCTTTCATCAGTCAG GTGGCTGTTGGTGGTTCTGGGCAGAGTGCTGGACTAGTTGTAGGTGATGTAGTGATGGAAGTCAATGGACAAAATGTTGAGGAGAAACATCTGGAAGATATAATTATGCTTGTGGAAAAAGGGGGgagttttctttcattacaaGTTATGGATCAGACAAGCtacaacaaaatgaaacagtctGATATCTCAAACACTGATGCCATTACGAGAAAG caggaagaagaagatgaataTGAGCTTTCTATTTTGTGA
- the pdzd3b gene encoding PDZ domain containing 3b isoform X2, protein MLPASFTSYLSVFHAVVDVVGLTEKFTFNPKEGIDNPVMVITESADSVSTPRLRLCFLKREEGEAYGFKLRVEEDCHGHLIRNVVSGGIAERSGLRDGDRLLEVNNCFVDNAPHSEVSRKITISGHQLCLLVLDGEEYERAVSQKQDLRVLAKSYKEEGCKPPRLCHITRAPSSGLGISFTPLEGEKGRFSVSLVAGGAAEKAGVCKGDHLVWMNGAMVSHLSHAALSRMMKKCGNHITILVIDSESEKIYLQKKIPILPTMAAAHNLPFRARKLHMISGSEGYGFLLRLEKTPSGRTYHVLREVERDSSAERAGMRDGEILLEVNGESVESLMHNEIVDRIRLSGKQLFLTSITASGLEFYTQLGLSPLLFCEDDAAEKTADDHTSPNKKKDLSSPRLCTIQKGPLGFGFNLDCDPQRPGAFISQVAVGGSGQSAGLVVGDVVMEVNGQNVEEKHLEDIIMLVEKGGSFLSLQVMDQTSYNKMKQSDISNTDAITRKEEEDEYELSIL, encoded by the exons ATGCTACCAGCGTCATTCACttcatatttatctgtttttcatgCTGTGGTGGACGTCGTCGGTTTGACAGA gaaatttacatttaatccaaaAGAGGGAATAGACAACCCAGTGATGGTTATCACAGAGAGTGCAG ACTCTGTGTCAACACCCAGGCTTCGACTGTGTTTTCTTAAACGAGAGGAAGGGGAGGCTTATGGTTTCAAACTGCGGGTGGAGGAGGACTGCCATGGACACTTGATCAGAAACGTAGTATCAGGAGGTATAGCGGAGCGTAGCGGCCTCAGAGATGGAGACAGACTTCTGGAGGTCAACAACTGCTTTGTTGACAACGCGCCTCACTCAGAG GTATCTAGAAAGATAACTATAAGTGGACACCAGTTATGCTTGTTAGTGCTGGATGGGGAGGAATATGAGCGGGCTGTGTCACAAAAGCAAGATCTGCGAGTACTGGCCAAAAGCTACAAGGAAGAGGGCTGCAAACCTCCCAGGCTCTGCCACATCACTAGGGCGCCATCTTCAGGCCTTGGGATCAGCTTTACACCTTTGGAAG GAGAGAAAGGTCGCTTCTCTGTGAGCCTTGTGGCAGGAGGTGCAGCTGAAAAGGCAGGGGTGTGTAAGGGAGATCATCTGGTGTGGATGAATGGAGCAATGGTGTCCCACCTCTCACACGCTGCTCTCAGCAGAATG ATGAAAAAATGTGGCAATCACATCACCATCCTAGTGATAGACAGTGAGAGTGAGAAGATCTACCTCCAAAAGAAGATTCCCATCCTACCCACAATGGCTGCCGCACACAACCTGCCTTTCAGAGCCAGAAAACTCCACATGATCTCTGGGTCTGAGGGCTATGGCTTTCTCCTCCGCCTGGAGAAGACCCCATCAGGACGCACAT ATCATGTTCTGCGTGAGGTGGAAAGAGACAGTTCAGCAGAGAGGGCTGGTATGCGGGATGGAGAGATCCTGCTGGAGGTCAATGGAGAATCAGTGGAGTCGCTGATGCATAATGAGATTGTGGACAGAATAAGACTGAGTGGAAAACAGTTATTCCTGACCTCCATAACTGCCTCTGGGCTGGAGTTTTATACCCAG ctgggtctgtctcctcttcttttttgtgaGGATGATGCTGCTGAGAAAACTGCAGATGATCATACATCCCCAAACAAAAAGAAGGACTTGAGCAGTCCGAGGCTCTGTACCATCCAAAAAGGACCCCTGGGCTTTGGCTTTAACCTGGACTGTGACCCGCAGCGTCCTGGGGCTTTCATCAGTCAG GTGGCTGTTGGTGGTTCTGGGCAGAGTGCTGGACTAGTTGTAGGTGATGTAGTGATGGAAGTCAATGGACAAAATGTTGAGGAGAAACATCTGGAAGATATAATTATGCTTGTGGAAAAAGGGGGgagttttctttcattacaaGTTATGGATCAGACAAGCtacaacaaaatgaaacagtctGATATCTCAAACACTGATGCCATTACGAGAAAG gaagaagaagatgaataTGAGCTTTCTATTTTGTGA